Part of the Betaproteobacteria bacterium genome, GCCCGCGGCACCGCAGTAGATGTATTTCATCGATGCGGCCATTGCGACTGCATGTCCGCCGACGTCGCGCTGGACCCCCTTCGGCTTGCCGGTGGTACCCGAGGTGTAAAGAATGTACGACGGTTCGGAGGATTCGAGCCAGGTGCAGGGGACCACGGCACGCTCGTGCGCGCGGGCAAGTTCGGCCCAATCGACATCCCTTCCCGGGACTGTCTGCATGTGCGGATCGAGACCACGGTGATAGATCAGGACCTTGGCCGGCGGGTGCTTCGAAAGTCGGATGGATTCGTCCACCAGCGGCTTGTACGGAATCACCTTGCCCATGCGGCTGCCGCCATCCGCCGTGACCATCAACGCCGGGCGCGCGTCGTCGATGCGTGCCGCGAGGCTGGCTGCGGCAAAGCCGCCAAAAACCACGGAGTGCACTGCACCCAGGCGCGCACAGGCGAGAATCGCGAACACCGCTTCCGGCATATTCGGCATGTAGATGATCACCCTGTCGCCGCGCTTCAGGCCCAGAGCCTGCATCATCGCGGCGACACGGTTTACCTTGTCATGAAGCTGCCGGAAGGTGAACGAGTCGGTCTTGTCGAGCTCCGTCGATATCCAGATAAGGGCTTTCTGGTCGCCGCGCACTGCGAGATGCCGGTCGACGGCGTTATGGCAGAGGTTGGTAAGCCCGCCGACGAACCATCGGGCGAACGGGGGGCGGCTGTAGTCGAGCACGCGATCAAACGGCCGTTCCCAGTCGATCAGCATCGCCTGCTCCCGCCAGAATCCTTCGCGGTCTTCTATCGAGCGGCGATGAAATTCGGCGTAACACTGTGCCATGGGTTTCCTCCCTTGTGCCGCCCTTTCAGGCGATCTTGACGGCCGCACGGCCGCGCATTTTTGCGTTCATGACTTTTTCGAACACGCCTGGCAGATCGGCAAAGTCGACCGTGGTCACGATGCTGTTGAGCATTCGCGGTTTCAGATCGCTCCCCAGTCGCCTCCAGACTTTCTCGCGCAACGGCATCGGCGCATTGACCGAATCCACACCCAACAGGCTGACCCCGCGCAGGATGAATGGCATCACGGTTGTGTTGACGTTGTGGCTTGCCGCCAGGCCAATGCTCGCGAGCGTGCCACCGATCTGCATGGTACTGGCAAGCCATGAAAGGACTTCGCCGCCAAGATTGTCGACCGCGCCGGCCCAGGTCGCCCTGTCGAGCGGTTTTATTTTGGCGAGGTCGAGACTCCCGCGCAGCATGACCCCCTTCGCGCCCAGGCCTTTGAGGTAATCGGTTGCGTTCTCCTTGCCGGTCAGGGCCACGACGTGATACCCCGCGCCGGCGAGGATGTCGACGGCGACGCTGCCAACGCCCCCGGTCGCCCCGGTCACGATGACGGGTCCGTTCCCGGGCTTCAGGCCATCGTGCTCCATGCGTTCGACAGCCAGCGCCGCCGTGAAGCCGGCGGTACCGAGCGCCATCGATTCGAACAAGTCCAGGCCTTTCTGCAGGGGTACGACCCAGTCGGCGGGGATGCGCGCGTATTGCGCGTAGCCGCCATCGTGCGCGACCCCTATGTCGTAGCTTGTGGCAATGACTGCATCGCCTTTCTTGAATCGCGCATCGCTCGACTCCGTAACCGTACCCGAAAGATCGATGCCGCCGACGCAGGGAAAACGACGAATGATCCTGCCCGCACCGGTCGCAGCCAGGGCATCCTTGAAGTTAACGCTCGAATACGCGACCTTGATCACGACATCGCCCGCATCCAGTTCGCCGAGTTGCATGTCGACGTAGCGGCTTGTCACCTTGCCGTCTTCGTTGAAAATCCGGTAGGCCTTCAGTGACGTCATTTCCGTTTATCCTCCGGGCAATCGTTTGTTGGATATTAAGCGAGATGGGCTTCGCTCAGATACTGG contains:
- a CDS encoding oxidoreductase, which encodes MTSLKAYRIFNEDGKVTSRYVDMQLGELDAGDVVIKVAYSSVNFKDALAATGAGRIIRRFPCVGGIDLSGTVTESSDARFKKGDAVIATSYDIGVAHDGGYAQYARIPADWVVPLQKGLDLFESMALGTAGFTAALAVERMEHDGLKPGNGPVIVTGATGGVGSVAVDILAGAGYHVVALTGKENATDYLKGLGAKGVMLRGSLDLAKIKPLDRATWAGAVDNLGGEVLSWLASTMQIGGTLASIGLAASHNVNTTVMPFILRGVSLLGVDSVNAPMPLREKVWRRLGSDLKPRMLNSIVTTVDFADLPGVFEKVMNAKMRGRAAVKIA